Proteins found in one candidate division KSB1 bacterium genomic segment:
- a CDS encoding PQQ-dependent sugar dehydrogenase, with protein MKRKHLVVILLPSLALLLTAGAGSSHAQGAVAVNNPMEVNPKDYLDKIKLPPGFKITMYAENVEGARSMALGDKGTLFVGTFQQRGRAPGKVYAIIDRNNDFKADTVITVAADLRMPNGVAFHNGDLYIAEISRVSKLENIESQLMSPPAPKVINDSFPTDRWHGWKFIRFGPDGKLYVPVGAPCNICEREEAIFASITRMNADGSGLEIFAKGIRNTVGFDWHPVTKELWFTDNGRDEMGDDLPPEEINHAPRPGLHFGFPYRYGKALVDTAFKTKLTADQFQPAAIELPAHVAPLGMRFYTGTSFPKAYHHQIFVAEHGSWNRSVPNGYRVSVVKLENNRAVKYEHFATGWLLKDQYWGRPVDVQVMPDGSLLVSDDFANCIYRIAYSPAK; from the coding sequence CCATCCCTTGCCTTACTGCTAACCGCAGGCGCCGGCTCATCGCATGCCCAGGGCGCGGTCGCCGTCAACAACCCCATGGAAGTCAACCCGAAGGATTACCTCGATAAAATCAAGCTCCCGCCCGGTTTCAAGATTACGATGTATGCCGAAAATGTCGAAGGCGCCCGCTCAATGGCCCTGGGCGACAAGGGCACTTTGTTTGTGGGAACTTTTCAGCAGCGCGGCAGAGCGCCGGGGAAAGTCTATGCGATCATCGACCGCAACAACGATTTCAAGGCCGATACCGTGATCACCGTCGCCGCGGATTTGCGCATGCCCAACGGCGTGGCTTTTCACAACGGCGATCTTTACATCGCTGAAATCAGCCGCGTCAGCAAGCTCGAAAACATCGAGAGTCAGCTCATGTCGCCGCCGGCGCCGAAAGTCATTAACGACAGCTTTCCCACCGACCGCTGGCACGGCTGGAAATTCATTCGCTTCGGACCTGATGGCAAGCTCTATGTTCCAGTTGGCGCCCCGTGCAATATTTGCGAACGAGAGGAGGCAATTTTCGCCTCCATCACGCGCATGAACGCCGACGGTTCCGGCTTGGAAATCTTTGCCAAAGGCATTCGCAACACCGTCGGTTTCGACTGGCATCCGGTGACCAAGGAGTTGTGGTTTACGGACAACGGCCGCGACGAGATGGGCGATGATTTGCCACCGGAGGAAATCAATCACGCGCCGCGGCCGGGGTTGCATTTCGGTTTTCCGTATCGCTATGGCAAAGCCCTCGTCGATACTGCTTTCAAAACCAAATTGACGGCGGATCAATTTCAACCGGCGGCCATCGAGTTGCCCGCGCACGTCGCGCCGCTCGGCATGCGATTTTACACCGGCACTTCTTTCCCCAAAGCCTATCATCACCAAATTTTTGTCGCCGAGCACGGCTCATGGAATCGTTCGGTGCCGAACGGCTACCGCGTCTCCGTCGTCAAGCTCGAAAACAATCGCGCCGTCAAGTATGAACACTTCGCCACCGGCTGGCTGCTAAAAGATCAATATTGGGGCCGTCCGGTTGATGTGCAAGTCATGCCCGACGGCTCGCTGCTGGTGTCGGACGATTTTGCCAACTGCATTTATCGCATCGCTTATTCTCCTGCAAAATAG
- a CDS encoding TonB-dependent receptor — MSKKFLLIVIGIVTAAPAQEAGQNATDSSRVTDYELAPIIVTATRAERARDRVPYALGVIEQKDIQRAEIGLSLDEALRAIPGVVVNNRFNLSQGDRLSIRGLGSRAPFGVRGLKIILDGIPLTMADGQSQLNNLDLGSVGKIEILRGPSSSLYGNAAGGLIDIHTETAANSSLQFRPQMTFGAFGLRKWQGKASGQIGRQAYLLNLSHLQLDGYREHSAAQSTAFNVVSHRKLSHHLKLSVVFNYFDAPYLLNPSSLSKTDAEKSPAATRFFVKQQGAGKRTRQGQGGLTFKHAGAASRFEATVFGLTRALFNPLPGRIIELDRTAGGIRAVYNKRWQIGQAFLSWTAGADYERQHDSRVEFENHGLANDQIGVAKNEDILKSVRYGARLLDQKENVVGIGVFSELEFSPHSNWMFTLGGRYDRYRFDVADRFLSDGVDDSGARRMEKFSPLLGVVYRIHAFISFYGNLATAFQTPTTTELSNQPAREGGLHPTLQPERITSYEFGLKGSWPKIHCHYEAAFYRFRVKDMLIPYQIAGRAGEEIFYRNAGRARNKGFEAGLQWTPFKSLRAAGAYAFMNFVFEDFPVETITGNTVTPVQLAGKKVPGVPAHRFFASLLYEHQTGAFAEVDLQYVDRYFTSDFNGPPPSGNKPLRDFMNAAYRTVDVRAGFQPRFKNFRADFFVGVNNLFDERYNGSIVPNAAADRFFEPAAGRTWYVKSEIHLLNVVKFDRFP; from the coding sequence GTGTCCAAAAAATTTTTGTTAATCGTCATCGGCATTGTTACGGCAGCGCCGGCGCAAGAGGCGGGACAGAACGCGACGGATTCTTCGCGCGTCACCGACTACGAGTTGGCGCCGATCATCGTCACCGCCACCCGCGCCGAGCGCGCGCGTGATCGCGTGCCTTATGCTCTCGGCGTGATCGAGCAAAAAGATATTCAACGCGCCGAGATCGGGCTTTCACTCGACGAAGCGCTGCGGGCCATTCCGGGCGTTGTCGTCAACAATCGTTTCAATCTTTCGCAAGGCGACCGCCTCAGCATTCGCGGCCTCGGCAGTCGCGCGCCGTTTGGCGTGCGCGGCCTCAAGATCATTCTCGACGGCATTCCGCTTACCATGGCCGACGGCCAGTCGCAATTGAACAATCTCGATCTCGGCTCGGTGGGCAAAATCGAAATTCTGCGCGGCCCCAGTTCCTCGTTGTATGGCAATGCCGCCGGCGGGCTGATCGACATTCACACTGAAACCGCCGCCAACTCATCGTTACAATTCCGGCCGCAAATGACCTTCGGCGCTTTTGGCTTGCGCAAATGGCAGGGAAAAGCTTCCGGCCAAATTGGGCGGCAGGCTTATCTTCTCAACCTCAGCCATTTGCAGCTCGACGGTTATCGCGAGCATTCCGCCGCACAGTCAACTGCCTTCAATGTCGTGAGTCATCGCAAGTTGTCACATCATCTCAAGCTCAGCGTGGTTTTTAACTATTTCGACGCGCCGTATCTCTTGAATCCGAGTTCGTTGTCAAAAACCGATGCTGAGAAATCGCCCGCGGCGACACGATTCTTTGTTAAACAACAAGGCGCCGGCAAGCGCACGCGGCAAGGCCAGGGCGGCCTCACGTTCAAACACGCCGGCGCAGCCTCTCGTTTTGAAGCCACAGTTTTTGGCCTCACACGCGCGCTGTTCAATCCCCTTCCCGGTCGCATCATCGAACTGGATCGAACGGCCGGCGGCATTCGCGCGGTTTACAACAAACGTTGGCAAATTGGGCAGGCCTTTCTGAGTTGGACAGCCGGGGCGGATTACGAACGGCAACACGACTCCCGGGTTGAATTTGAAAATCACGGCCTCGCCAACGATCAAATCGGCGTGGCGAAAAACGAAGATATTCTGAAATCCGTGCGTTACGGCGCGCGGTTGTTGGATCAAAAAGAAAACGTTGTGGGAATCGGCGTTTTTTCGGAGTTGGAATTTTCGCCGCATTCGAATTGGATGTTCACGCTGGGCGGGCGTTATGATCGCTATAGGTTCGACGTTGCCGACCGCTTTCTCAGCGACGGTGTGGATGATTCCGGCGCTCGCCGCATGGAAAAATTCAGCCCGCTGCTCGGCGTTGTTTATCGCATTCATGCCTTCATCTCTTTTTATGGGAATTTGGCGACGGCTTTTCAAACGCCGACCACGACGGAGCTGAGCAACCAGCCTGCCCGCGAAGGCGGCTTGCATCCCACGCTGCAGCCGGAGCGAATCACCAGCTACGAATTTGGCCTCAAAGGATCATGGCCGAAAATTCATTGCCACTACGAAGCGGCGTTTTACCGCTTTCGCGTCAAGGATATGCTGATTCCATATCAAATTGCCGGACGCGCCGGCGAGGAAATTTTTTACCGCAATGCCGGCCGGGCGCGAAACAAAGGGTTCGAGGCCGGTTTGCAATGGACGCCTTTCAAAAGTCTGCGAGCCGCCGGCGCTTATGCTTTCATGAATTTTGTGTTCGAGGATTTTCCGGTCGAGACAATCACTGGCAATACCGTCACGCCCGTGCAATTGGCCGGCAAAAAAGTTCCCGGCGTGCCGGCGCATCGATTTTTTGCCAGCCTGCTTTACGAGCATCAAACCGGCGCTTTTGCCGAAGTTGATCTGCAATATGTCGACCGTTATTTTACCAGCGATTTCAACGGACCGCCCCCATCCGGCAACAAGCCTCTCCGCGACTTCATGAACGCCGCTTATCGCACCGTTGATGTGCGCGCCGGCTTCCAACCGCGATTTAAAAATTTCCGCGCTGATTTTTTTGTGGGGGTCAACAATCTCTTCGATGAACGTTACAACGGCTCGATCGTGCCCAACGCCGCCGCCGACCGCTTTTTCGAGCCGGCCGCGGGGCGGACGTGGTATGTAAAAAGCGAAATCCACCTTTTGAATGTGGTAAAGTTTGATCGCTTCCCCTGA